The following coding sequences are from one Nitrospiria bacterium window:
- the efp gene encoding elongation factor P: protein MISTTEFRNGAKVEISGEPFVIIEFQHVKPGKGGAFVRTRLKSLKSGNVLERTYRSGETLDEPDIEEKEMQFLYAQGREFHFMDTSTYEQLAFDQDQLGDSRDFLKENMLVKILIYKGKPLTVEVPTFVALKIARTDPGVRGDTASGGTKPAVLETGATIKVPLYLEEGEVIKIDTRSRSYVERA, encoded by the coding sequence GTGATTTCGACTACGGAGTTTCGGAACGGCGCCAAGGTGGAAATTTCGGGTGAACCGTTCGTCATTATCGAGTTTCAGCATGTCAAGCCCGGAAAAGGCGGGGCCTTTGTGCGGACGCGGCTGAAAAGCCTTAAATCCGGTAACGTGCTGGAGCGCACGTATCGCTCGGGCGAGACGTTGGACGAGCCGGACATCGAGGAAAAAGAGATGCAGTTCCTGTACGCCCAGGGGCGCGAATTCCATTTTATGGACACGTCCACGTACGAGCAGTTGGCTTTCGACCAGGATCAATTGGGCGACAGCCGCGATTTCTTGAAGGAGAACATGCTGGTGAAGATTCTAATCTACAAAGGCAAACCCTTGACCGTGGAAGTCCCCACGTTTGTGGCATTGAAGATCGCCCGGACGGATCCCGGCGTGCGCGGGGATACGGCCAGCGGCGGAACCAAACCGGCGGTGCTGGAGACCGGGGCGACCATCAAGGTGCCCTTGTATCTGGAAGAAGGGGAAGTCATCAAGATCGATACCCGATCCCGGTCCTATGTGGAACGGGCATAG
- the accB gene encoding acetyl-CoA carboxylase biotin carboxyl carrier protein — MNLKELKELIELIQKSQIAELELEKSGVRVRIKRDRVQMAPPPVSEEAAPAPPAPAETPLPQAAPPPPAIPAGWLTLTAPVVGTFYRAPSPDSDPYVEIGSQVKKGQILCVIEAMKLMNEIESEWDGKIVEILTENAQPVEYGEPLFRIEPLTPT; from the coding sequence ATGAATCTTAAGGAACTCAAAGAGCTGATCGAGCTGATCCAGAAAAGCCAGATCGCCGAATTGGAACTGGAAAAATCCGGGGTGCGGGTCCGGATCAAAAGAGACCGCGTCCAGATGGCGCCGCCTCCCGTGTCCGAGGAAGCCGCGCCGGCCCCCCCCGCGCCTGCGGAGACCCCGCTTCCTCAGGCGGCCCCGCCGCCTCCCGCGATTCCGGCCGGATGGCTGACGTTGACGGCCCCGGTCGTGGGGACGTTTTATCGGGCTCCATCTCCGGACTCGGACCCCTACGTCGAGATCGGAAGCCAGGTCAAAAAAGGGCAGATTCTTTGCGTGATCGAGGCGATGAAGTTGATGAACGAGATCGAGTCGGAATGGGACGGAAAAATAGTCGAGATCCTGACCGAGAACGCCCAACCGGTTGAGTACGGCGAGCCCTTGTTCCGCATCGAGCCTCTGACGCCGACCTAA
- the accC gene encoding acetyl-CoA carboxylase biotin carboxylase subunit, with translation MFKKILVANRSEIAVRIIQACRELGIKTVAVYSEADAQALHVRLADEHLCIGPSDAALSYRNIPNILSAAEITGAEAIHPGYGFLAENAHFAEVCQSVGIKFIGPTSENIAMMGDKAKARELMTKQGIPVLPGSLGVLSEEKEALAAAKRIGYPVIIKATAGGGGRGMRVVTQDEDFLSAFQTAQAEAKTAFGDSGVYLEKYFLEPRHIEVQIMADEKGRTVYLGERDCSVQRRHQKLIEESPSAAVGEALRREIGLVAVAAARSVNYCNVGTVEFLLDKDQRFYFMEMNTRIQVEHPVTEMVTGIDMIKEQIKIAAGLPLDVRQSEIKLRGHSFECRINAECPDTFTPSPGTITVFRTPGGPGVRVDSAVICDDVVSPYYDSLIAKLIVHAENREAAMARMRRALDEFMIEGIKTTLPLHKRIFDDPVFQKGRISTGYLEKFLSSEQARVAG, from the coding sequence ATGTTTAAAAAAATTTTGGTGGCCAATCGTAGCGAGATCGCGGTCCGGATCATCCAGGCGTGTCGCGAGCTTGGGATCAAGACGGTCGCGGTTTACTCGGAGGCCGATGCGCAGGCTCTTCACGTCCGGTTGGCGGATGAACATCTGTGCATCGGACCGTCGGACGCCGCTCTCAGTTACCGCAATATTCCGAACATCCTGAGCGCGGCGGAGATCACGGGCGCCGAGGCCATTCATCCGGGATACGGATTCCTGGCGGAAAACGCGCATTTCGCGGAGGTCTGTCAGTCGGTCGGGATCAAATTCATCGGGCCGACCTCGGAGAACATCGCCATGATGGGCGACAAGGCCAAGGCCCGGGAGCTGATGACGAAACAAGGCATCCCTGTCTTGCCCGGCAGCCTGGGGGTGCTCTCGGAAGAAAAGGAAGCCCTGGCGGCGGCGAAGCGCATCGGCTATCCGGTCATCATCAAGGCCACGGCGGGCGGGGGCGGCCGGGGCATGCGGGTCGTGACGCAGGACGAAGACTTCCTGTCGGCCTTTCAAACGGCTCAGGCCGAGGCGAAGACCGCGTTCGGGGACAGCGGGGTTTATCTGGAAAAATATTTTCTCGAGCCTCGGCACATCGAGGTCCAAATCATGGCGGATGAAAAAGGCCGGACGGTCTATTTGGGCGAACGGGATTGTTCCGTTCAGCGCCGGCATCAAAAACTCATTGAAGAATCGCCGTCGGCGGCGGTCGGGGAGGCGCTTCGGCGGGAGATCGGGCTCGTCGCCGTCGCGGCGGCCCGGTCGGTCAATTACTGCAACGTCGGAACCGTGGAATTCCTCCTGGACAAGGATCAGCGGTTCTACTTTATGGAGATGAACACGCGGATCCAGGTCGAGCACCCGGTGACCGAGATGGTGACCGGGATCGACATGATCAAAGAGCAGATCAAGATCGCGGCCGGACTTCCGCTCGATGTTCGTCAAAGCGAAATCAAATTGCGGGGTCACAGCTTTGAATGCCGGATCAATGCCGAGTGTCCGGACACCTTTACGCCTTCACCCGGAACCATCACGGTTTTTCGAACGCCCGGCGGGCCGGGCGTTCGCGTGGATTCCGCCGTGATCTGCGACGACGTGGTTTCCCCGTATTACGACTCGCTCATCGCCAAACTCATCGTCCATGCCGAGAACCGGGAGGCCGCGATGGCCCGCATGCGACGGGCCTTGGACGAGTTCATGATCGAGGGGATCAAAACAACCCTCCCCCTTCACAAGCGGATCTTCGACGACCCCGTGTTTCAGAAAGGGCGGATCTCGACCGGCTATCTCGAAAAATTTCTCTCCTCGGAGCAGGCCCGGGTCGCCGGTTGA
- the thiE gene encoding thiamine phosphate synthase, translating to MSPVSSAAPGRTGRLPSGLYLILDHGLLAGRSLTDVALQAIAGGAECLQYRAKNLSKREAYFNALQLRALTRQNGATFLVNDWVDLALAVGCDGVHLGQDDLPLSAARALLGPDPIIGVSVHTLEQAREAERGGADYLGIGPVFSSTTKQARPPLGCDALKTFREQVRIPIVAIGGISRLNVRQVMATRVDGVAVVSAVLSQPDIQAATADLATILKSG from the coding sequence ATGTCCCCGGTTTCCTCGGCGGCTCCGGGCCGGACCGGTCGGCTGCCCTCCGGTCTCTACCTGATCTTGGATCATGGGTTATTGGCCGGGCGGTCCTTGACCGACGTGGCCCTTCAGGCCATCGCCGGGGGGGCCGAGTGCCTTCAATACCGCGCGAAGAATCTCTCCAAGCGGGAAGCGTATTTCAACGCCCTTCAACTTCGGGCGCTGACTCGTCAAAACGGGGCGACGTTTCTGGTGAATGATTGGGTGGATCTCGCCCTGGCCGTCGGGTGCGACGGAGTCCATCTGGGACAGGACGATCTGCCGTTGTCCGCGGCCCGCGCACTCCTGGGGCCGGATCCCATCATCGGGGTATCGGTCCATACGCTTGAGCAGGCCCGGGAGGCCGAAAGAGGCGGGGCGGATTATCTCGGGATCGGTCCCGTCTTTTCGTCGACGACGAAACAGGCCCGACCCCCATTGGGTTGCGACGCGTTGAAGACGTTTCGTGAACAGGTTCGAATTCCCATCGTGGCCATCGGCGGCATTTCCCGGTTGAATGTCCGGCAGGTGATGGCCACCCGTGTCGACGGGGTCGCGGTGGTCTCGGCCGTTCTCTCACAGCCGGACATCCAGGCGGCGACGGCCGATCTGGCGACGATCCTTAAGTCCGGTTGA
- a CDS encoding TolC family protein, with product MMKRTFVSIGFLLAVSTASQKVQGETFSLNQVYSLTIQENEQVQIAREDIRVSELDRSRAVSTVLPKVTLTGTYDRYPEKTQDLGGLAVDLQPQYAYGGQIKVEQPLFAGGKNMAGIRIADRQIEAARKSLNLSTEALLIQAAQAYYGMLKSQKNLEAQRRDVERLTEHRRLAELRYKVGEVTESVLLRAEAQLAGAQADLVARENDLAVKRRELRNFADLPEEFEIEDPPLPEIPGGSVSQLLETAAAHRDDLSQSEIREQLSEQQVSFARGNFFPTLSLEGDYFGRNQHPPITFTVNQSWLAEAKIEFPIFEGGLRRAELSQAHGRLNQDRLRTANLRKQLELDVTRSFLNVQAIGREIESREDQLRFAKKNYEMISKQFTFGLATNIDLLDANQTLIEADRDMIEATYDRHLAILDLQRSTGVFLSKALDAAQNHL from the coding sequence ATGATGAAGAGAACGTTCGTGTCGATTGGTTTCCTGCTGGCCGTTTCAACGGCCTCGCAAAAAGTTCAAGGTGAAACATTTTCGTTGAACCAAGTCTATTCGTTGACGATTCAGGAAAATGAACAGGTTCAGATTGCCCGTGAGGACATCCGGGTCTCGGAGCTGGACCGCTCGCGTGCCGTCTCAACCGTTCTGCCCAAGGTGACCCTTACGGGGACCTACGACCGGTATCCGGAAAAAACGCAGGATCTGGGCGGGTTGGCCGTGGATCTTCAACCGCAATACGCATACGGAGGGCAGATCAAGGTCGAGCAGCCGCTTTTCGCGGGCGGGAAGAACATGGCCGGAATCCGGATCGCGGATCGCCAGATCGAAGCGGCCCGTAAGAGTCTCAACCTTTCGACCGAGGCGTTGTTGATCCAAGCGGCCCAGGCCTACTACGGAATGCTCAAGTCGCAAAAAAATCTGGAGGCCCAGCGGCGGGACGTCGAACGTTTGACCGAACATCGCCGGCTGGCGGAGCTGCGATATAAAGTCGGGGAAGTCACGGAATCGGTTCTGCTTCGAGCGGAAGCCCAACTGGCCGGCGCCCAGGCCGATCTGGTCGCGCGCGAAAATGACCTGGCCGTGAAGCGGCGGGAGCTCCGAAACTTCGCGGACCTGCCGGAAGAATTTGAAATCGAAGATCCCCCGCTTCCGGAGATCCCGGGCGGGTCCGTCTCTCAATTGCTTGAGACGGCCGCGGCCCATCGGGACGACCTGAGCCAGAGCGAGATTCGGGAGCAACTCTCGGAACAGCAGGTGAGCTTTGCCCGGGGGAATTTTTTTCCGACCCTGAGCCTGGAGGGGGATTATTTCGGCCGTAACCAACATCCTCCCATAACCTTTACCGTCAATCAGAGCTGGTTGGCCGAGGCCAAGATCGAGTTCCCGATTTTTGAAGGCGGGCTCCGCCGGGCCGAACTGTCCCAGGCCCATGGACGTCTGAATCAGGATCGGTTGCGGACGGCGAACCTGAGAAAGCAGCTCGAGCTGGATGTGACGCGGTCGTTTCTGAACGTCCAGGCCATCGGCCGGGAGATCGAATCCCGGGAGGATCAGCTCCGGTTTGCCAAGAAGAATTACGAGATGATTTCCAAACAATTCACCTTCGGACTCGCGACGAACATCGATCTTCTGGATGCGAACCAGACCTTGATCGAGGCCGACCGGGATATGATCGAGGCCACCTACGACCGTCACTTGGCCATTCTGGATCTTCAACGCAGCACGGGGGTCTTCCTCTCAAAGGCGTTGGATGCGGCACAGAACCATTTGTGA
- a CDS encoding NHL repeat-containing protein: MHPKEVGRINEARSMMGWLKGSGWLGLLLTLGLSYGCGKPTTNSQDCTQLQRIYVVDAGVNKIVRTNDMAGTCWITLGTTGSGILQFKDPNGLFVDTAQKVYVTDGGNNRIVRTDNMEGTNWTTFGGFGNGTGQFSSPQGIFVDPAGKIYVTDSANNRIVRMDDMAGTNWTAFGAFGNGTDQFNAPQSIFVDAVGEIYVTDLGNNRIVRMDDMAGTNWTVFGSFGSGTGQFSGPDGLFVDAAQKIYVADVNNNRIVRMDDMAGTNWTTFGSFGIGTDQFSYPQGVTLDASGRIYVTDSANNRIARIDDMSGTGWDLFGAFGTGANDFISPISIIIR, encoded by the coding sequence ATGCACCCGAAAGAGGTTGGCCGGATCAACGAGGCGAGATCGATGATGGGATGGTTGAAAGGGTCCGGTTGGCTGGGCCTGTTGTTGACCCTGGGGTTGTCGTACGGCTGCGGCAAGCCCACAACGAATTCCCAGGACTGCACCCAACTCCAGCGGATCTACGTGGTCGATGCGGGCGTCAACAAAATCGTTCGGACCAATGACATGGCCGGCACCTGCTGGATCACGCTTGGCACCACCGGCAGCGGGATCCTCCAGTTTAAGGATCCGAACGGTCTCTTTGTGGATACGGCCCAGAAGGTTTATGTGACCGACGGGGGCAACAACCGGATTGTGCGGACCGACAACATGGAGGGAACGAACTGGACCACCTTCGGCGGCTTTGGAAACGGGACCGGTCAATTTAGCAGTCCGCAGGGCATCTTCGTCGACCCGGCCGGGAAGATCTACGTGACCGATTCGGCCAACAACCGGATTGTGCGGATGGACGATATGGCCGGGACGAATTGGACCGCCTTCGGCGCCTTCGGGAACGGGACCGATCAATTCAACGCTCCCCAAAGCATCTTCGTGGATGCGGTCGGGGAGATCTACGTGACTGATTTGGGCAACAACCGGATTGTGCGGATGGATGACATGGCCGGGACCAACTGGACCGTCTTCGGCAGCTTCGGGAGCGGGACCGGTCAATTCAGCGGACCGGACGGCCTCTTTGTGGATGCCGCGCAGAAAATCTACGTGGCGGACGTCAACAACAACCGGATCGTGCGGATGGACGACATGGCCGGGACCAACTGGACCACCTTCGGCAGTTTCGGGATCGGGACGGACCAGTTTAGTTATCCGCAGGGCGTCACTCTGGATGCGTCCGGGAGGATCTACGTGACGGATTCGGCCAACAACCGGATTGCACGGATCGACGACATGTCGGGGACGGGCTGGGACCTCTTCGGCGCCTTCGGGACCGGCGCGAACGACTTTATCTCTCCGATTTCCATCATCATTCGATAG
- a CDS encoding response regulator transcription factor, with translation MNARILIIDDDVKLNQLLVGFLADFGFKVQTATRPEEGLKKLKQEAPDLIILDVMLPGISGFEVCKAIRQSSAVPIIMLTARGLVTDKVVGLELGADDYLPKPFEPRELVARIQSVLRRTHGIDKTPIQKFGRLEVDFPRRTAKLDGEIVDLTTNEFAALALLVQNRGKVLNRDRILEELRGMEYEAFNRSVDITMSRLRHKLRDDPKTPSFIKTVWGTGYVFIQDEDQDEK, from the coding sequence ATGAATGCCCGTATCCTCATTATCGACGACGATGTCAAGCTGAACCAGCTTCTGGTCGGGTTTCTCGCCGATTTTGGATTCAAAGTCCAGACCGCCACCCGTCCCGAGGAAGGATTGAAAAAACTCAAACAGGAAGCGCCGGATCTGATCATCCTGGATGTCATGCTTCCCGGAATAAGCGGTTTTGAGGTCTGCAAGGCCATCCGTCAATCCTCTGCGGTCCCGATCATCATGCTGACGGCGAGGGGATTGGTGACGGATAAAGTGGTGGGCTTGGAACTGGGCGCGGACGATTATCTTCCCAAGCCGTTTGAGCCGAGGGAATTGGTGGCCCGCATCCAGTCGGTTCTTCGCCGGACGCACGGCATCGATAAGACGCCAATCCAAAAGTTCGGGAGATTGGAGGTCGACTTTCCCAGACGAACCGCAAAACTGGACGGAGAGATCGTCGATCTGACGACGAACGAATTTGCCGCGCTGGCCTTGCTGGTGCAAAACCGGGGAAAGGTGTTGAACCGGGACCGGATCCTGGAGGAACTGCGGGGGATGGAATACGAAGCCTTCAATCGTTCCGTCGACATCACCATGAGCCGGCTGCGTCATAAGCTGCGGGACGATCCGAAAACCCCCTCCTTCATTAAAACCGTGTGGGGGACGGGGTATGTCTTCATTCAAGATGAGGATCAGGATGAGAAGTAG
- a CDS encoding HAMP domain-containing sensor histidine kinase yields MRSSWIKTIFNSVFMKLLLVLVVAGICINLSVTSYIRHEHETNEPAIRNSVINHLNYIIKDLGDPPDFERAKRVAQEASIQIEYQSPSLNWSTSESVPLSPQLKLRPSRTYPRVLIGENRGRHIFVIDQGSGRLIFQLGHEFNWDTVDMEAVGRLMALLTAILAGAYLFIRWILNPVKALTEGVREVSRGNLDHRVRLRRSDELGELAKMFNAMTDRIRNMLRAKEQLLLDVSHELRSPLTRMKVALESLSESYAKKNIREDVAEMEKMVTEILKTARSHYTHGQLNLQRIDMVDLIKGVVSAFKGQLPDIRMGEMPDHIELDMDPVRVKTVLKNVLDNAVKYSFNSSKPVEISMENCNPYWMVRIRDNGVGIPEDELPYIFEPFYRVDKSRSKDTGGYGLGLSLCKTVMEAHQGKIEVESSPEGGTTVSLYFLLNHHEEP; encoded by the coding sequence ATGAGAAGTAGCTGGATCAAAACGATCTTCAACTCCGTCTTTATGAAGCTGCTGCTGGTTCTCGTGGTGGCGGGAATTTGCATCAATCTGTCGGTGACCTCTTATATCCGGCATGAGCATGAAACGAACGAGCCGGCCATCCGCAACTCCGTTATTAATCACCTGAATTACATTATCAAGGATCTCGGCGATCCGCCCGACTTCGAGCGGGCCAAGCGCGTTGCCCAGGAGGCGTCGATCCAAATCGAATATCAGAGTCCGAGCCTGAACTGGTCCACCTCGGAGTCCGTTCCCCTTTCCCCTCAACTGAAATTGCGGCCGTCGCGTACCTACCCGAGGGTACTGATCGGAGAGAATCGCGGACGTCATATCTTTGTGATTGATCAAGGATCGGGCCGGCTTATTTTCCAATTGGGCCATGAGTTTAATTGGGACACCGTGGATATGGAAGCCGTGGGACGATTGATGGCCTTGCTCACGGCGATCCTCGCGGGGGCCTATCTTTTCATTCGATGGATTTTAAACCCCGTTAAGGCATTAACGGAAGGCGTGAGGGAGGTGAGCCGGGGAAACCTCGACCATCGTGTTCGACTCCGGCGATCGGATGAACTGGGTGAATTGGCCAAGATGTTCAATGCCATGACGGATCGGATCCGGAACATGCTCCGGGCCAAGGAACAATTGTTGTTGGACGTGAGCCACGAATTGCGTTCGCCCCTGACCCGGATGAAGGTCGCCCTTGAATCGCTCTCAGAAAGCTACGCGAAGAAAAACATCCGGGAGGACGTCGCCGAAATGGAGAAGATGGTGACCGAGATCCTTAAAACGGCGCGGTCCCACTACACGCACGGGCAACTCAATTTACAGCGTATCGATATGGTGGACCTTATAAAAGGGGTCGTCTCTGCATTTAAAGGTCAGCTCCCCGATATTCGGATGGGTGAGATGCCGGATCATATCGAACTGGATATGGATCCCGTTCGGGTTAAGACCGTGCTGAAGAACGTGTTGGACAATGCCGTCAAATATTCCTTCAATAGCAGCAAGCCCGTGGAAATCTCCATGGAAAACTGCAACCCCTATTGGATGGTCCGTATACGGGATAACGGCGTGGGGATTCCGGAAGACGAACTGCCGTATATCTTCGAGCCGTTTTACCGTGTGGATAAATCACGCTCCAAAGACACCGGGGGGTACGGTCTGGGGCTGAGCCTGTGCAAAACCGTCATGGAGGCGCATCAAGGGAAGATCGAGGTGGAGAGTTCGCCGGAAGGGGGCACCACCGTGTCCCTGTATTTTCTCCTCAATCATCATGAGGAGCCTTAG
- a CDS encoding MdtA/MuxA family multidrug efflux RND transporter periplasmic adaptor subunit: MENDTLKGKPSAVWPRRWWIGLAAVCLLVAGGAVFFLMPWGNAEQSPRSSGGRRHGFDVSQPTPVAAVPATPGDIGVYLSGLGSVTPIATVTVRSLVDGQLMDVLFREGQIVHAGELLAEIDPRPYQAQLAQAEGQMDRDQALLKNAWIDLDRYRVLYQQDSVAQQQLDTQEALVHQYEGTVKVDQAAIDTAKLQLVYCRITAPVGGRLGLRQIDPGNIVHASDQNGLVVITQLQPITVVFAIPEDSIHGVMSKLRAGEKLPVEAYDRAGKTKLATGALLTVDNQIDPTTGTVKLKAQFANNDYGLFPNQFVNVQMLLDTRRGATLIPTAAVQQGTQGTFVYVVKTDRTVTVRSIKLGPTQGERAAVETGLVPGELVVVDGTGNLREGAKVELAAQDAPAADDAGAPKHNAGRHRVGDPSSVATE, from the coding sequence ATGGAGAACGACACCCTGAAAGGGAAACCTTCCGCGGTGTGGCCCCGACGGTGGTGGATCGGGCTGGCGGCGGTCTGCCTGCTCGTGGCGGGGGGCGCTGTCTTCTTCCTCATGCCATGGGGAAACGCGGAGCAGTCGCCTCGGTCCTCCGGCGGACGCCGGCACGGGTTTGACGTCTCGCAGCCCACGCCGGTGGCGGCGGTGCCCGCCACGCCGGGTGACATCGGCGTTTATCTTTCCGGTCTGGGCTCGGTCACGCCGATCGCCACTGTAACCGTGCGGAGCCTCGTCGACGGACAGCTGATGGACGTCTTGTTCCGCGAGGGCCAGATCGTGCATGCCGGCGAACTGCTGGCGGAGATCGATCCGCGTCCTTACCAGGCGCAGCTTGCCCAAGCCGAAGGGCAGATGGACCGCGACCAGGCGCTGCTCAAGAACGCATGGATCGATCTGGATCGCTACCGGGTGCTGTATCAGCAAGACTCGGTGGCGCAGCAACAGTTGGATACTCAGGAAGCCCTGGTCCACCAATACGAAGGGACCGTCAAGGTCGATCAGGCGGCCATTGACACGGCAAAATTGCAGCTGGTCTATTGCCGTATTACGGCGCCGGTCGGGGGGCGTTTGGGTCTGCGCCAAATCGATCCCGGCAACATCGTCCACGCGAGCGACCAGAACGGGTTGGTCGTCATCACACAGTTGCAACCGATCACGGTTGTTTTTGCCATCCCCGAAGACAGCATCCACGGCGTGATGAGCAAGCTGCGGGCGGGGGAAAAGCTGCCCGTCGAGGCCTATGACCGCGCCGGGAAGACGAAGCTCGCCACCGGCGCCTTGCTGACCGTGGACAACCAGATCGACCCGACCACCGGCACCGTCAAGCTGAAGGCGCAATTTGCCAACAACGACTACGGCCTGTTTCCCAACCAGTTCGTGAACGTGCAAATGTTGCTGGACACGCGGCGCGGCGCGACCCTCATCCCGACCGCGGCCGTCCAACAGGGGACGCAGGGGACCTTCGTCTATGTGGTCAAGACCGATCGTACCGTCACGGTTCGCTCAATCAAACTGGGTCCGACCCAGGGAGAGCGGGCCGCCGTCGAGACCGGACTTGTTCCCGGGGAACTGGTGGTCGTGGACGGGACCGGCAATTTGCGCGAAGGCGCCAAGGTGGAACTTGCTGCGCAGGATGCGCCAGCCGCGGACGACGCAGGGGCGCCGAAACACAACGCCGGACGGCACCGGGTCGGTGATCCGAGCTCCGTCGCTACGGAATAA